Sequence from the Ancalomicrobiaceae bacterium S20 genome:
GAGAGCCCGCCCATCAGCATGGCGGTGACCACCGGCATCATCGCCTCGAGCGCCTGGTTGGTCAGGCCGCTGACGCGCGCGACATGGTCCGAGATCGCCTTGGCGCCCTCGGGCGAGCCGAACAGCGAGCCCATCAGCTTCTCGCCCTCGTCGCGCGTCGTCGGCGAGAAGGCCCTCACACCGTCCTGAAACGCCGCCTGCAAGCCGGCCTGCGCGGAGAGAAAGGCGAACAGCCGCTGCATCGTCTCCGGCTCGGCCATCTGCCGACGGATCGCCGCGGCATAGGCCGGCATCATCGCCCCGACCGCCTTCTCGATGTCCTCCCGCGGCAGGCCGAACTGGCGCGACAGGTTCGCCAACGCCTCGCCGCCCTGCGCCTGCATCAGAATGTCGTTCAGGTTGAACATCGGCGCCTCCGGGCTCTCGATCGGCGAGGCTTCAGGCCGCCGGCCGTGACGCGCTGTCGATCCGGCGCGATTGTCCGCCCGGCCCGGGCCGGCGTCAAATTCGGCCCGACACGCATGAGCTTACCGCGACGCCCGGTCGCGGCACCTCAGCCGCAACTCAGGGTACGACCCCCTCCGGCAGCGCCAGCGCATGATTCGCCACCGCGCCGGACGTGGTCAGCCAGACACGGTCGCCGGCATTGTCGACGACATGGCGCAGCGCGCGTGCGAGGTGGCGGAAGCGGTGCGGCCAGCCGACCAGATAGGCATGCAGCGCGATGCCCATGACCAAGGGCCGCTCGGCCGCTTCCTCGCGCATCACCTCGAAGGCATCGACGATCATGTCGGCGAATTCGTCGCCCTCGCGCTTGCGCCCGACGATCTGCGGAATGTCATTCAATTCCTGCGGATAGGGCACCGACAGGATGCGGCCGCGCCGGGTCTTCATGAACACCGGCTGGTCGTCGTGACACCAGTCGAGCAGGTAGTCGTAGCCGGCCTCGTGCAGGAGATCGGGCGTCACCCGGCTCTGAGAGATCCAGGGACCGAGCCAGCCCTTCGGCGCCCGGCCCTCGTGACGGGCGATGGTGGCGGTCGCCTCGGCGATCAGCGCCCGTTCGTCGTCTTCCGCCAAGACGCCCTGGCGCTCGGCATTGGTGCGGCCATGGCCGAGGATCTCGTCGCCGCGCGCCCGGAACGGCGCGATCGCCGCGGGGGCGTGGGCGTACATGTCCGAATTGACCAGCAGGCTGACCGGCAGCTTCAGGTATTCGAACAGCGACAGCATGCGGAAGACGCCGACGCGGTTGCCGTAATCGCGCCAGGCATAGTTCAGCACATCGGGCTGCGGACCGCCGGGGGCGAGTTCGGCGCCGAGGCCCTCGCCGAAGGAAAAACATTCCAGGTTGAGCGCCACATAGACGGCGAGGCGCCGGCCGCCCGGCCAGTCGTAGACCGGGCGGGAGACGATCGGAGAATAAGGGTAGCGGCCGTGGTTCTGCATGGTCGGGTCGTCCTCCACGCGAAGAGGTAGCGTTTCGCGGCGGAGGATTCCTGCGGAAAATTTTCGCACGTGACGGTGCGGATCGTTCAAGCTGACGCAGGCGACCCTTCACGAAATCGCGTTTGTACCGTCATGGTCGGGCCGCTATGGTTCGCGCCCGAATTCAAGGAGGCCGCATGGCGCGCGATACCACCGATGCCCGCCCGATCGAAAGCCGCGATGAACTGGTCGCGTGGATCGCGGAAGGCGCCAAACCGCGCGAAAAATGGCGGCTCGGCACCGAGCACGAGAAGTTCGGCTTCCGCAAGGCGGATCACGCGCCGGTCCCCTATGAGGGCCCGCGCGGCATCCGCGCCGTGCTCGACGGCATGGAAGGCCTGCTCGGCTGGGAGCCGATCCACGACGAGGACAACATCATCGGCCTCGCCGACCCGGTCGGCGGCGGCGCGATCAGCCTCGAGCCCGGCGGCCAGTTCGAGCTCTCCGGCGCGCCGGTCGAGACGCTGCACCAGACCTGTTCGGAGACCTTCGCCCATCTCGCCCAGGTGCGCGAGATCGCCGAGCCGCTCGGCCTCGGCTTCCTCGGCCTCGGCGCCAGCCCGAAGTGGACGCGCGCCGAGACGCCGGTGATGCCGAAGTCGCGCTACCGGATCATGGCGAACTACATGCCGAAGGTCGGGACCAAGGGGCTCGACATGATGTTCCGCACCTCGACGGTGCAGGTGAACCTCGACTTCGGCTCCGAGGCCGACATGGTCAAGAAGATGCGCGTCAGCCTGGCGCTGCAGCCGGTCGCGACGGCGCTGTTCGCCAATTCGCCGTTCCTGGAAGGCAAGCCGAACGGCTTCCTGTCGTTCCGCTCGGAAGTCTGGCGCGACACCGATCGGGCGCGCACCGGCATGCTGCCCTTCGCCTTCGAGGCGGGCTTCGGCTACGAGGCCTATGTCGACTGGGCGCTCGACATCCCGATGTATTTCGTCAAGCGCGGCGCGACCTATCACGACGCCACGCATGTGACGTTCCGTCAGTTCCTCGACGGTGCGCTCAAGAACGAGATCCCCGGCGTCGAGCCGGAGATCGGCGACTGGACCAACCACCTCGGCACGCTGTTCCCGGAGGTCCGGCTCAAGCGCTACATCGAGCAGCGCGGCGCCGATGCCGGCCCGTGGCGGCGGCTGCTCGCGCTGCCGGCGCTCTGGGTCGGGCTGCTCTATGACGAAGGCGTGCTCGACGAGGCGTGGGAGCTGGTCAAGGGCTGGAGCGCCGAGGAGCGCCAGGCGATGCGCGACGGCGTGCCCCGCCAGGCGCTGAAGACGCCATTCCGCGATGGCACCGTCCTCGACGTCGCGCGCGACGTCGTCGCGCTCGCCAAGAAGGGCCTCGCCCGCCGCAACATGTTCGCGACCTGTGGCGCCGCGCCGCTCGCCGAAAACGAGACCGTCTATCTCGCCCCGCTCGAGGAGATCGTCGCGACCGGCGAGACGCTCGCCGAGGTGCTGCTGCGCAAGTTCCACGGCGAATGGGGCGGCAACATCGAACCGGTGTTCGAGGAATACGCGTATTGAGGCGGTGGCGCGGCCGGCCGGGCCGCGTCTAGTCCCTTGCGATCCCGCCCCTCACCAATCCCCCAGCACCGCCTGCACCACCGCGAGCGCCGCGACAGCGGCGGTGTCGGCACGCAGGATGCGGGGGCCGAGCGGGATCGCGGTCACATAGGGCTTCGAGCGCAGGATCAGACGCTCCTCCTCCGAGAAGCCGCCTTCCGGACCGATCAGCACCGCGAGCGGGCCGGGCGTCAGCTTGGCGAGCGTCGTCAGCGGGTTGGCACCCTCGTCACCCTCGTCGCAGAAGATCAGCCGGCGCGCCTGGTCGCCCGAGACCGGCCACGTATCGAGTAGATGGCGAAGCGTGGTCGGATCGGCGACCTTCGGCACGGCGAGGATGCCGCATTGCTCGGCCGCCTCGATGACATTCGCCTCCATGCGCTCGGTGTTGACGCGCGTCGCCTGGGTGTGGGCGGTGATCACCGGCCGGATCACGCCGGCGCCCATCTCGACCGCTTTTTGAACCATGTAGTCGAGCCGCGCATGCTTCAGCGGTGCGAAGAGATAGTGCAGGTCGGGAGCGGGCGTCTGCGGACGGGTCTGCTCGACGATGCCGAGTTTCGCGCCGCGGCGCGTCACCTCGGCGAGTTCGGCGAGCCATTCGCCGTCATGGCCGTTGAATACGAGCACCCGCGCGCCCTGCTCCATGCGCAGCACGTTAACGAGGTAGTTCGCCTGCTCGCGCGACAACTCGACGAGCGCGCCCTTGATCAGCGGGTTGCGCAGGAACAGGCGTTGGAGACGGAATTCGTAGCGGGCCATGGGCCATGCTTCGGTGAAGATGGTTAACGGGATATTACCGGTGAGCATCGCCGCAGCAGACTTGTCCGAGCGACCTTGACGCGTCCGGGCAAGCAGACCAGCCTTCGGCCCCGCGCGGGAGATTCTGCCTTGTCCGAAACCCTGGTCAACACGCCCGAATTCACCGTCTCCGAACTGTCCCAGGCCGTCAAACGGACGATCGAGGACGGGTTCGGCTATGTGCGCGTGCGTGGCGAGATTTCGGGCTATCGCGGGCAGCATTCGTCGGGGCACGCCTATTTCAGCCTCAAGGACGAGGGCGCGCGCATCGATGCGGTCGTCTGGCGCGGCTCGTTCGGCAAGCTCCGGTTCAAGCCCGAGGAGGGCGTGGAGGTCATCGCCATCGGGCGGCTGACCACCTTCCCCGGCAAATCGTCCTATCAGATCGTGATCGAGAGCCTCGAGCCGGCCGGCGTCGGCGCGCTGATGGCGCTGCTCGAGGAGCGCAAGAAGAAGCTCGCGGCCGAGGGCCTGTTCGATCCGGCACGCAAGCGCCGGCTGCCTTACCTGCCGCGCGTGATCGGCGTCGTCACCTCGCCGACCGGCGCGGTGATCCGCGACATCCTGCACCGGATCTCGGACCGGTTCCCTGTTCATGTCGTGGTCTGGCCGGTGCGCGTGCAGGGCGAGACGTCCGCACGGGAGGTCGCGGACGCGATCCGCGGCTTCAACGCCCTGCCCGAGGCCGGACATCGCGGCATCCCCAAGCCCGACGTGATCATCGTAGCGCGTGGCGGCGGCAGCCTGGAGGACCTCTGGAGCTTCAACGAGGAGATCGTCGTGCGTGCGGCCGCCGAGAGCGCGATCCCGCTCGTCTCGGCCGTCGGCCACGAGACCGACTGGACGCTGATCGACCATGCCGCCGACCTCAGGGCGCCGACGCCGACGGGTGCGGCCGAGATGGTGGTGCCGGTCAAGGCCGACCTGATCGAGGCGGTCGATCGGCTGGGCGTGCGCCTCTCCGGCGCGGTCCGGCGCGGCGTCGAGCGGCGGCGTGTCGAGCTGCGCTCGGCCGCCCGCGCGCTGCCGGATCTGCGCAACCTCTTGGGCGTGCCGCGCCAGCGGCTCGACATCGCGGGCAACCGGCTCGGTCAGGCGCTGGTCGCCGCCGCGCGGCTGAAGGGCACCGCGCTCGCCCGCATCGCCGGGCGTCTGACCCCGCAGACGCTGGTGCGGGCGCTCGGTATCGGCCGCGAGCGGCTGGTCCGGCTGACGGAACGGCGCGACCGGGCAATCGGGGTAGCGATTGCCCGGCGGCGTGACCGACTGGAAGGACTGGCGCCGCTGCTGCACGCTCTCCTATCAGAGTGTGCTCGGCCGCGGCTTTGCGCTCGTGCGCGATGACGAAGGGCGGCCGATCCGCAGCGCCTCGGCAATCGCGGCCGGCGCCCGGCTGGGGATCGAGTTCGCCGACGGACGGATCGCGGCTGTCGCGGGCGATGCCGTCGATCCTCTGCCGGAGCCGATCACGTCGGCGCCGGCGCCCGCGCCGGACCGGCCGCCGGCGACACCGCGACCGCGCAAGCGCGCCACGCCGCCGGCCGATCAGGGCTCGCTGTTCTGACAAGTGAACGCCGCCCGCCGGCGGCGCGACGGGTTTCGATGCCGCGATGCCTGACGGGCATCGGGAATGCGAAATCGGCATTCGGAATCCGGGCGCGGCTTTCTATGATCCGGCACCGTTCGCTCGGCCGGACATCGGCATACGATCAGAGGGAAAATCCATGGATCTCGGACTGAAGGGGCGCCGCGCGCTCGTCTGCGCGGCCTCGAAGGGGCTCGGCAAGGGCTGCGCCATGGCGCTGGCGGCCGAAGGCGTCGAGGTGATGATCACCGCGCGCGGGGCCGAGCAGCTGGAGGCGACCGCGGCGGAGATCCGCGCCGCGACCGGCGCGACCGTCCATACGCTCGCCGGCGACGTCACCACCAAGCACGGCCGCGACGCCATCCTCGCCGCCTGGCCCGAGACCGACATCCTGATCAACAACGCCGGCGGCCCGCCGACCGGCGACTTCCGCGACTGGGACGAGGAGGCCTGGCACAAGGCGGTCGAAGCCAACATGATCACGCCGATCATGCTGATGAAGGCCTATGTCGACGGCATGATCGCGCGCGGCTTCGGCCGGGTCGTCAACATCACCTCCGGCGCGGTCAAGGCGCCGATCGCGGTGCTCGGCCTCTCCAACGGCGCGCGCACGGGCCTGACCGGCTTCGTCGCCGGCCTCGCCCGGCAGGTCGCGCCGCATGGCGTGACCATCAACAACCTGCTGCCGGGCCAGTTCGAGACCGACCGGCTCGCCGGCACCATGGCGGCCGAGGCCAAGCGCTCCGGCAAGACGCTCGACGAAGCCCGCGCCGGCGCGCTCGCCACGATCCCCGCACGGCGCTTCGGCCGGGCCGAGGAATTCGGCAAGACCTGCGCGTTCCTGTGCTCGGATGCCGCCGGCTTCATCGTCGGCCAGAACGTGCTGATCGACGGCGGCAAGTTCCCGGGCACCATGTGATCGGCCCGACGCGGCCGGTGATCCCGATATGGCGACGCGCGCGTCCTCGCGGGCGTCGGATCGTCGGCCATGGACTGAACAAGGCGCGTGGGTCGAATCGCCCCCTCGTCTTGCGCAGGATCAAGGCCGGTTCTCACGCCGTTTCATAGTCTGATCCCAACCTCTCACCGAGGAGTGCTGACCATGAAACCGAAGAAGACCTGGGTCGTGGTGGCCGACGGCGCACGGGCGCGCCTATTCGCGAACGAACATCCCGGCGCGGGGCTGCAGCCCCTCGCCGACGGTGTCCTGGAAGGGAGCCGGGCGCTCGACAGCGAGCTCGGCACCGACGAGCCCGGCCGCAGCTTCGAGAGCGTCGGCGGCCACCGCCACGCGACCGAGCCGCGGAACTCGCCCCATGAGGCCGCGGAGGTGGCGTTCCTGAAAACCGTGGCCGAGCGGCTGGAGGCGGGCCTTGCGGCCCATGCCTTCGACCGCGCCGTCGTCGTCGCGGCGCCGAAGGCGCTCGGCACCTTGCGCGAGGTCGTCTCGCCCGCGTTGGCGGCCGTGATCGCCGACACGGTTCCGAAGGATCTGACCCGCGCGCCGCTCGACCAGATCGAGCGGGAAATCGGCGCGATCATCGATCTTTGAAGACTGGCATTCCGAACTGCCGAGCCCCCGCTCGCGTTTCCTTGTCGCCGCCGTAGACCGGCGTGTTGATGGGAATCAAGGACGCGGCCGGACGGCTGACGGAAAGTCGCGACCAACCAGGCGCGAGCTCGAGCCGACCGGTCCCGGTCGGCGCGAGACAATGCGCGAGAGAGGGGCAATTCACATGGCTATCAAGGACATCCTGGTTCTGCTCGACCTCGTCCGCTCGTCGAGCCCATCTGCCGAGGCTGCCGTCGATCTGGCGGCGCGGTTCGGTGCCCACCTGACCGGTCTCGGCCTCGCGGTCGATCCGGTCGTACCCGGCTTCGTCGTCGCGCCGCTGCCGGTCGAGCTGATCGAATCGGCCCGCGCCGACGCGCTAAAGGCCGCGCAGGACTCGGTCTCGGCCTTCGAGGAATCGACCCGCCGCCAGGGCGTGGCGAGCGAATCGCGCATCGTCGAGATCCTGATGGGCG
This genomic interval carries:
- a CDS encoding polysaccharide deacetylase family protein encodes the protein MQNHGRYPYSPIVSRPVYDWPGGRRLAVYVALNLECFSFGEGLGAELAPGGPQPDVLNYAWRDYGNRVGVFRMLSLFEYLKLPVSLLVNSDMYAHAPAAIAPFRARGDEILGHGRTNAERQGVLAEDDERALIAEATATIARHEGRAPKGWLGPWISQSRVTPDLLHEAGYDYLLDWCHDDQPVFMKTRRGRILSVPYPQELNDIPQIVGRKREGDEFADMIVDAFEVMREEAAERPLVMGIALHAYLVGWPHRFRHLARALRHVVDNAGDRVWLTTSGAVANHALALPEGVVP
- a CDS encoding glutamate--cysteine ligase, giving the protein MARDTTDARPIESRDELVAWIAEGAKPREKWRLGTEHEKFGFRKADHAPVPYEGPRGIRAVLDGMEGLLGWEPIHDEDNIIGLADPVGGGAISLEPGGQFELSGAPVETLHQTCSETFAHLAQVREIAEPLGLGFLGLGASPKWTRAETPVMPKSRYRIMANYMPKVGTKGLDMMFRTSTVQVNLDFGSEADMVKKMRVSLALQPVATALFANSPFLEGKPNGFLSFRSEVWRDTDRARTGMLPFAFEAGFGYEAYVDWALDIPMYFVKRGATYHDATHVTFRQFLDGALKNEIPGVEPEIGDWTNHLGTLFPEVRLKRYIEQRGADAGPWRRLLALPALWVGLLYDEGVLDEAWELVKGWSAEERQAMRDGVPRQALKTPFRDGTVLDVARDVVALAKKGLARRNMFATCGAAPLAENETVYLAPLEEIVATGETLAEVLLRKFHGEWGGNIEPVFEEYAY
- a CDS encoding 16S rRNA (uracil(1498)-N(3))-methyltransferase produces the protein MARYEFRLQRLFLRNPLIKGALVELSREQANYLVNVLRMEQGARVLVFNGHDGEWLAELAEVTRRGAKLGIVEQTRPQTPAPDLHYLFAPLKHARLDYMVQKAVEMGAGVIRPVITAHTQATRVNTERMEANVIEAAEQCGILAVPKVADPTTLRHLLDTWPVSGDQARRLIFCDEGDEGANPLTTLAKLTPGPLAVLIGPEGGFSEEERLILRSKPYVTAIPLGPRILRADTAAVAALAVVQAVLGDW
- a CDS encoding SDR family oxidoreductase, with the protein product MDLGLKGRRALVCAASKGLGKGCAMALAAEGVEVMITARGAEQLEATAAEIRAATGATVHTLAGDVTTKHGRDAILAAWPETDILINNAGGPPTGDFRDWDEEAWHKAVEANMITPIMLMKAYVDGMIARGFGRVVNITSGAVKAPIAVLGLSNGARTGLTGFVAGLARQVAPHGVTINNLLPGQFETDRLAGTMAAEAKRSGKTLDEARAGALATIPARRFGRAEEFGKTCAFLCSDAAGFIVGQNVLIDGGKFPGTM
- a CDS encoding host attachment protein, with the protein product MVADGARARLFANEHPGAGLQPLADGVLEGSRALDSELGTDEPGRSFESVGGHRHATEPRNSPHEAAEVAFLKTVAERLEAGLAAHAFDRAVVVAAPKALGTLREVVSPALAAVIADTVPKDLTRAPLDQIEREIGAIIDL